From Cellulomonas oligotrophica, a single genomic window includes:
- a CDS encoding gluconokinase — translation MPHPTSTAAESASATPGTRADVVLGVDLGTTSTKVVAFDTRGRQLATASRGIDLDEPHPGHAVQDPDAIVDAVRTCVRDVVSQVGAHRVAALSFSSAMHSLLGLSPTLDPLTPSVTWGDTRAAAQAERLRAATGGLALHQRTGTPLHPMSPLPKLVWFHEQEPKLCEGVGFWVGIKDYVLWRLCGALVVDHSTASATGLLTMADLRWDDEALALAGITAEQLPELVPTTHVLPLGEDAAAATGLPVGTRVVVGAADGPLANLGVGAVRPGVAACSLGTSGALRVVVDRPAVDPLGGVFCYALTPTRWVVGGAINNGGVVLGWAHDTLAPDTADEAELLEIAARAPVGSGGLLMLPYLLSERAPHWSALPRGAYVGLTRAHRREHLLRAAVEGVCLQLATVLRAMRAAGLDISQVRATGGVMRSDLWQQVLADAFDMDVHLAQGQEGSGFGAALLGMEAVGLVPSIDVVEDMVEITRTVHPRPAAAELYRSLLPVFSELYDALVPTYRALRRLAPSLPLDTAPGP, via the coding sequence GTGCCGCACCCGACCAGCACCGCCGCCGAGAGCGCCAGCGCGACCCCCGGCACGCGCGCCGACGTCGTCCTCGGTGTCGACCTCGGCACCACCAGCACCAAGGTCGTCGCGTTCGACACCCGCGGCCGCCAGCTCGCGACCGCGTCCCGGGGCATCGACCTCGACGAGCCGCACCCCGGCCACGCCGTGCAGGACCCCGACGCCATCGTCGACGCCGTCCGCACCTGCGTGCGGGACGTCGTCAGCCAGGTCGGCGCGCACCGCGTCGCCGCCCTGTCGTTCAGCAGCGCCATGCACTCCCTGCTCGGCCTGTCCCCGACGCTCGACCCCCTCACCCCGTCCGTCACCTGGGGCGACACCCGCGCCGCCGCCCAGGCCGAACGCCTGCGCGCCGCCACCGGCGGGCTCGCCCTGCACCAGCGCACCGGCACCCCCCTGCACCCCATGTCCCCGCTGCCCAAGCTCGTGTGGTTCCACGAGCAGGAGCCCAAGCTCTGCGAGGGCGTCGGGTTCTGGGTCGGCATCAAGGACTACGTGCTGTGGCGGCTGTGCGGCGCCCTCGTCGTCGACCACTCCACCGCCTCGGCCACCGGCCTGCTCACCATGGCCGACCTGCGGTGGGACGACGAGGCGCTCGCGCTCGCGGGCATCACCGCCGAGCAGCTGCCCGAGCTCGTCCCCACCACCCACGTGCTGCCCCTCGGCGAGGACGCCGCCGCCGCGACCGGCCTGCCCGTCGGCACCCGCGTCGTCGTCGGCGCCGCCGACGGCCCCCTGGCCAACCTCGGCGTCGGCGCCGTCCGGCCCGGCGTCGCCGCCTGCTCCCTCGGCACGTCCGGCGCCCTGCGCGTCGTCGTCGACCGCCCCGCCGTCGACCCCCTCGGCGGCGTGTTCTGCTACGCCCTGACACCCACCCGGTGGGTCGTCGGCGGCGCGATCAACAACGGTGGCGTCGTCCTGGGCTGGGCGCACGACACCCTCGCCCCCGACACCGCCGACGAGGCCGAGCTCCTCGAGATCGCCGCGCGCGCACCCGTCGGCTCCGGCGGGCTGCTCATGCTCCCGTACCTGCTGTCCGAGCGGGCCCCGCACTGGAGCGCCCTGCCCCGCGGCGCCTACGTCGGCCTCACCCGCGCCCACCGCCGCGAGCACCTGCTGCGCGCCGCCGTCGAGGGCGTCTGCCTGCAGCTCGCCACCGTGCTGCGCGCCATGCGCGCCGCCGGCCTCGACATCTCCCAGGTCCGCGCCACCGGCGGCGTCATGCGCTCCGACCTGTGGCAGCAGGTGCTCGCCGACGCCTTCGACATGGACGTGCACCTCGCGCAGGGCCAGGAGGGCTCCGGGTTCGGCGCCGCCCTGCTCGGCATGGAGGCCGTCGGCCTGGTCCCCAGCATCGACGTCGTCGAGGACATGGTCGAGATCACCCGCACCGTGCACCCGCGCCCCGCGGCCGCCGAGCTGTACCGCTCGCTGCTGCCCGTCTTCTCCGAGCTGTACGACGCCCTCGTCCCCACCTACCGCGCCCTGCGCCGCCTCGCCCCGTCCCTCCCGCTCGACACCGCCCCGGGCCCGTAG
- a CDS encoding suppressor of fused domain protein, which yields MLVEHLERWLGQMVGGWRVDDPQFGGLAFQVFRHGGNAVPQSAAYVTVGVNRYLGGRSLDGHPISQELMLLLPDDLVEADRTAFDALADAGFAVLRDGPFLRGQVVPTRAEPLLAAGKPFLYVTLPVFFDDRFAVAHQDGQPVVIAWVVPVTAAEQQYVTTYGWEAFEALLLHEDPDLVDLYRPSAV from the coding sequence GTGCTCGTCGAGCACCTCGAGCGCTGGCTCGGTCAGATGGTCGGTGGCTGGCGGGTCGACGACCCGCAGTTCGGCGGCCTGGCGTTCCAGGTGTTCCGGCACGGCGGCAACGCGGTCCCGCAGTCGGCCGCGTACGTGACCGTCGGCGTCAACCGGTACCTCGGCGGGCGGTCCCTCGACGGGCACCCCATCAGCCAGGAGCTCATGCTGCTGCTGCCCGACGACCTCGTCGAGGCGGACCGCACCGCGTTCGACGCCCTCGCCGACGCGGGGTTCGCGGTGCTGCGCGACGGCCCGTTCCTGCGCGGCCAGGTCGTCCCCACCCGCGCCGAGCCGCTGCTGGCCGCCGGCAAGCCGTTCCTCTACGTCACCCTGCCCGTCTTCTTCGACGACCGGTTCGCCGTCGCCCACCAGGACGGTCAGCCCGTCGTCATCGCCTGGGTCGTGCCCGTCACCGCCGCCGAGCAGCAGTACGTGACGACGTACGGCTGGGAGGCGTTCGAGGCCCTGCTCCTGCACGAGGACCCTGACCTCGTCGACCTCTACCGCCCGTCGGCCGTCTGA
- a CDS encoding suppressor of fused domain protein, translated as MLEQGPLLRGEVLHVHVDPLVEAGKPALYVTGPVYLDDAFAVVEENGHPVMIAWLVPISAAEHQYVATQGWDPFEDVLVARDPDLVDVRRPSVV; from the coding sequence GTGCTCGAGCAGGGCCCCCTCCTGCGGGGCGAGGTGCTGCACGTCCACGTCGACCCGCTGGTCGAGGCCGGCAAGCCCGCCCTCTACGTCACCGGCCCCGTGTACCTCGACGACGCGTTCGCGGTGGTCGAGGAGAACGGCCACCCCGTGATGATCGCGTGGCTCGTCCCGATCTCCGCGGCGGAGCACCAGTACGTCGCGACCCAGGGGTGGGACCCGTTCGAGGACGTCCTCGTGGCCCGCGACCCCGACCTGGTGGACGTCCGCCGCCCGTCGGTGGTGTGA
- a CDS encoding MerR family transcriptional regulator: MQASIQEIARLTGVTSRTLRHYDAVGLLPPTRTGSNGLRWYDQDALVRLQRILLLRDLGLGLPQIRDVLDRQTDETTALRHHLDWLDAEQQRLARQAASVRATLTARTNGETLMTEQMFDGFDHTQHKDEVTARWGADAYATSDAWWRGMSDAERTTWKDAAATLTQDWIAAASAGTDPASPQAQALAARHLDWLASIPGTPRTPAGTPDPEYVRGLGDMYVDDPRFAATYGGPTSAAFVRDSLHHATDPAR; the protein is encoded by the coding sequence ATGCAGGCCTCGATCCAGGAGATCGCCCGGCTCACGGGGGTCACCAGCAGGACCTTGCGCCACTACGACGCCGTCGGCCTCCTGCCGCCCACACGGACGGGCTCCAACGGGCTGCGCTGGTACGACCAGGACGCCCTGGTCCGCCTCCAGCGGATCCTGCTGCTGCGCGACCTCGGACTGGGGCTGCCCCAGATCCGCGACGTGCTCGACCGCCAGACCGACGAGACCACGGCGCTGCGCCACCACCTCGACTGGCTCGACGCCGAGCAGCAGCGCCTGGCCCGCCAGGCGGCGTCCGTCCGCGCCACCCTGACCGCACGCACGAACGGGGAGACCCTCATGACCGAGCAGATGTTCGACGGCTTCGATCACACCCAGCACAAGGACGAGGTGACCGCCCGCTGGGGCGCCGACGCGTACGCGACGTCCGACGCGTGGTGGCGTGGCATGTCCGACGCCGAGCGCACCACCTGGAAGGACGCCGCAGCGACCCTCACGCAGGACTGGATCGCCGCCGCCTCCGCCGGCACGGACCCCGCCTCGCCCCAGGCGCAGGCGCTGGCCGCGCGTCACCTCGACTGGCTGGCGTCGATCCCGGGCACGCCCCGCACACCGGCGGGCACCCCTGACCCGGAGTACGTCCGCGGCCTCGGGGACATGTACGTCGACGACCCGCGGTTCGCCGCCACCTACGGCGGGCCCACCAGCGCGGCTTTCGTCCGCGACTCCCTGCACCACGCAACCGACCCGGCTCGCTGA
- a CDS encoding SCO4402 family protein, with the protein MKASVTFPQMRDYVIDALRSLADVDHQRVVWGRYEEGVSYYDDLTLNVHVLYDDCLVVPEPSVVVGAVLFEHEVQAFTALHAALGPMIDDLQDASDDVYTADPRWSDVVAAAAAALVVMGAAE; encoded by the coding sequence GTGAAGGCTTCGGTGACTTTTCCCCAGATGCGGGACTATGTGATCGATGCTCTTCGGTCGCTCGCTGACGTGGACCATCAGCGGGTCGTGTGGGGGCGTTACGAGGAGGGCGTGAGCTACTACGACGACCTGACCCTGAACGTGCACGTCCTGTACGACGACTGTCTGGTAGTCCCCGAACCGTCGGTCGTCGTCGGGGCGGTCCTCTTCGAGCACGAGGTGCAGGCGTTCACGGCGCTCCACGCGGCACTCGGACCGATGATCGACGATCTGCAGGACGCGTCCGACGATGTCTACACCGCGGATCCGCGGTGGTCGGACGTCGTTGCAGCAGCAGCCGCCGCCCTCGTCGTCATGGGAGCGGCAGAGTGA